The genomic window GAGTTCCGAGCGCGGTAGATCCGCCGGCAGTCGCCACGCGCCGTCCTCGAGGGCCGCCCGGAGCTCCGGATCGAGCGGCGGATACCCCTCGAACGCGCGGACGTCGCCGCTGGCGCGGACCGTCACCTGGCCCATCGCGTCGACCGCGTCGATCGCGTCGCCGGATAACGGCTGGCCGCGCTCGACGGGCAGCGACGTCTCGCGCGGGAGTTCGGTCGCGAGTCGCCAGCCGAGACGCCCCGCGTAGGCGGCGACCACCCCGACGACGAACAGCGCCGTCGCGATGCGGACCGCCTGCGCCGACAGGGGATCGACGTCGAAGACGCCGATCGCGTCGCCGATTCCCCCGGCCAGCGGGACCGCGATCAGGACCGACGCGAACCGCGGCAGTCGTCGCCGCCGGGCGTAGCCGAGGCCGATCGCGACCGCCGCGACGACGGCCGCCGTCGCGACGGCGATCAACAGGCCATACGAGACGCCGATCAGCGATTCGTACGCTACCGTATCCATAGCGTCTCAACTCGTGTCACCGTACCGGTTCGATAGGCAGTCTTTCTCGAGGGACCGCCGGACATCACCAGTCGCTTTCCGGCGGGTCGCCACTGGGCGCATGACTTCCGCGATCGCCGCCTCCGACGGAAGCGACTGCTCGATCCGCGAGCAGTGCCTCCAGTTTGCATCTCCTTGCGGGGCATACCGCTATTCCCTCGCTTATTATACTTAAACTATGGCAGAAAATTATAACTTCAACTATAAGGATATTATTCCCATGAGCTTCGTAATTGGACGCGGCGACGACTTGGCGGAGGGGCCCGCGGGCCACGTCGGTCGGTACCGGGCGCTCGACGGGAGCGAAGGCGCGGATCTCTTTCTCGATCTCGACGGTCCACACGCCATGCTCGTCGTCGGCAAACGCGGATACGGAAAGTCGTTCACGATGGGGGTCATCGCGGAGGAACTCGCGCGGTCGGAGGGCGTCGCGCCCGTGATCGTCGATCCGATGGGCGTCTTCGACACGTTGGCCGCCGACGCCGAGGGCGATCCGGTGCCCACCGAGGTCGTCGCCTCGCCGGCGGTCGAAGCGACGTCGCTCGATCCGCAGTCGTGGTGTGCGCTGTTGGATCTCTCGCCGGAGAGCGGCGCCGGGAGCCTCGTCTGGCAGGCGGCGACCGAATCGGAGACCATCGCCGCTATGCGCGACCACGTCGAGGCGACCGACGCGCCCGACGCGGACAAACGCGCCGCCGTCAACCACCTGAATCTCGCGGCGTCGTGGGACGTCTTCGATCCGGACGGCCTCTCCGCGACCGACCTCGGCGGCCCCGAGGTGACGATCGTCGACGTCTCCGGCCTCGAGGCTCGAGCCATGAACGCCGTCTGTCGCGGCGTCGGCGAGGCGCTCTACCGGGCTCGAGTCCGCGAGACGATCGATCGCCTGCCGTGGCTGCTGCTCGACGAGGCCCACACCTTCTTCGAGGGCGTGGCCGAGCCGGCTCTGCAGACGATTCTCACGCGCGGCCGCGCGCCGGGTGTCAGCCTCGTGACCGCGACCCAGCGACCCAGCGCCGTCCCGCCGGTGGGCATCTCCCAGTCGGACGTGCTC from Haloterrigena sp. KLK7 includes these protein-coding regions:
- a CDS encoding helicase HerA domain-containing protein, which gives rise to MSFVIGRGDDLAEGPAGHVGRYRALDGSEGADLFLDLDGPHAMLVVGKRGYGKSFTMGVIAEELARSEGVAPVIVDPMGVFDTLAADAEGDPVPTEVVASPAVEATSLDPQSWCALLDLSPESGAGSLVWQAATESETIAAMRDHVEATDAPDADKRAAVNHLNLAASWDVFDPDGLSATDLGGPEVTIVDVSGLEARAMNAVCRGVGEALYRARVRETIDRLPWLLLDEAHTFFEGVAEPALQTILTRGRAPGVSLVTATQRPSAVPPVGISQSDVLVSHRLTSAADLEALESAQPTYMNESLDDRMPTEPGEVVIVDDATETIHAAQVRWRDTPHGGDSPRASDTRQYSGTGAETDTAPTVGTD